A genomic region of Friedmanniella luteola contains the following coding sequences:
- the cobF gene encoding precorrin-6A synthase (deacetylating): protein MSVEVLVIGIGSGDPGHLTGEAVAAMRRVDLFLVADKGEVKGDLATLRTELCRTVLGPDGYRLVEVPDPPRGPDAQRDTAAYTAGVRDWHAARAERYAEVVRREVGPDGVVGFLVWGDPAFYDSTLRIVAAVAEHGVELRTTVIPGISSLQLLAARHRLVLNGVGGSVHVTTGRRLLAEYRVDLGDVVVMLDGTLTCARLLGEHPDLEIFWGAQLGLADEALVAGRLADVLDEIRRVRLRLRAERGWVMDTYLLRSGPDPAPRPPG from the coding sequence GTGAGCGTCGAGGTGCTGGTCATCGGGATCGGCAGCGGCGACCCGGGCCACCTGACCGGTGAGGCGGTCGCGGCGATGCGCCGGGTCGACCTCTTCCTCGTCGCGGACAAGGGTGAGGTGAAGGGCGACCTGGCCACCCTGCGGACCGAGCTCTGCCGCACCGTGCTGGGGCCCGACGGCTACCGGCTCGTCGAGGTCCCCGACCCGCCGCGCGGACCCGACGCGCAGCGGGACACGGCCGCCTACACCGCCGGCGTGCGCGACTGGCACGCCGCCCGCGCCGAGCGCTACGCCGAGGTCGTCCGCCGCGAGGTGGGCCCCGACGGCGTCGTCGGCTTCCTGGTCTGGGGTGACCCGGCCTTCTACGACTCGACGCTGCGGATCGTCGCCGCCGTGGCCGAGCACGGCGTCGAGCTGCGGACGACGGTCATCCCGGGCATCAGCAGCCTGCAGCTGCTCGCCGCCCGGCACCGGCTGGTGCTGAACGGGGTCGGGGGCTCCGTGCACGTGACCACGGGCCGGCGGCTGCTGGCCGAGTACCGCGTCGACCTCGGGGACGTCGTCGTCATGCTGGACGGCACCCTGACCTGCGCCCGGCTGCTGGGCGAGCACCCCGACCTGGAGATCTTCTGGGGCGCCCAGCTGGGGCTGGCCGACGAGGCCCTGGTGGCCGGTCGGCTGGCCGACGTGCTCGACGAGATCCGGCGGGTGCGGCTGCGGCTCCGGGCCGAGCGGGGCTGGGTGATGGACACCTACCTGCTGCGGTCGGGACCCGACCCGGCGCCCCGACCGCCCGGCTGA
- a CDS encoding MarR family winged helix-turn-helix transcriptional regulator, whose translation MEPDEVFAHRVRLLGGLRSFGASYTELTQEFALSLGLRSTDAGAVVEILYAEDLGVPLTPARLAERIGLTSGATAQLLNRLEVAGHITRTRELTDRRKVTLRTSPDIVPPARAFFATLGSHLDRLVARHDTAELALVATFLDELSHTMAAAIEESRVRPQPGGRGAGSGPDRSR comes from the coding sequence ATGGAGCCGGACGAGGTGTTCGCGCACCGGGTGCGCCTGCTGGGCGGCCTGCGGAGCTTCGGCGCGAGCTACACCGAGCTCACCCAGGAGTTCGCGCTGTCCCTCGGGTTGCGCTCCACCGACGCCGGTGCCGTGGTCGAGATCCTCTACGCCGAGGACCTCGGCGTCCCGCTGACCCCGGCGCGGCTGGCCGAGCGGATCGGTCTCACCTCGGGGGCGACCGCGCAGCTGCTGAACCGGCTGGAGGTCGCCGGCCACATCACCCGGACCCGCGAGCTCACGGACCGCCGCAAGGTCACCCTGCGCACGAGCCCCGACATCGTGCCGCCGGCGCGGGCGTTCTTCGCCACCCTGGGCTCCCACCTCGACCGGCTGGTGGCCCGGCACGACACCGCGGAGCTCGCCCTGGTGGCCACCTTCCTCGACGAGCTGAGCCACACCATGGCCGCGGCCATCGAGGAGAGCCGCGTGCGGCCTCAGCCGGGCGGTCGGGGCGCCGGGTCGGGTCCCGACCGCAGCAGGTAG
- a CDS encoding VOC family protein — MPEYTGSLIDHLNVAVPDLDRSVAFYTPVLATLDIVTLLEVPADPGADQLRMHGFGRSPKPFFWLLEQGRVGAGMHLAFTAPDRAAVDAFYDAALAAGATSEVAPAVHPEYQPDYYGAFVTDLDGISLEAVCHTPAG; from the coding sequence ATGCCCGAGTACACCGGCTCGCTGATCGACCACCTGAACGTCGCCGTGCCCGACCTCGACCGCTCCGTGGCGTTCTACACGCCGGTGCTGGCGACGCTGGACATCGTCACCCTGCTGGAGGTGCCGGCCGACCCCGGCGCCGACCAGCTCCGGATGCACGGCTTCGGACGGTCCCCCAAGCCGTTCTTCTGGCTGCTCGAGCAGGGCCGGGTGGGCGCGGGGATGCACCTCGCCTTCACCGCCCCCGACCGTGCGGCCGTCGACGCGTTCTACGACGCCGCCCTGGCCGCCGGCGCCACGTCGGAGGTGGCCCCCGCCGTGCACCCGGAGTACCAGCCCGACTACTACGGGGCGTTCGTGACGGACCTCGACGGCATCAGCCTGGAGGCGGTCTGCCACACGCCGGCCGGCTGA
- a CDS encoding aldo/keto reductase, translating into MPATPTVPLRNGLALPVIGLGTWPLRGADAAAAVRTALETGYRLVDCAENYRNEDGVGQGIRDSAVPREDVVITTKFNREWHSVDGVRQAWRASTERLGVEYLDVFMVHWPNPGQDRYVEAVRGLAALLEDGSIRAVGVSNFTPAHLQRLEEEAGLVPDLNQIQLSPYAARRASQAYHREHGIVTESWSPIGGSADGLRSDPVIADIAAEVGRTPTQVVLRWHVQTGLVAVPKSADPGRIAENLDVFDFALDDEQLARVDALDRGEVDVADPETFGH; encoded by the coding sequence ATGCCCGCCACCCCGACCGTCCCGCTGCGCAACGGCCTCGCCCTGCCCGTGATCGGCCTCGGCACCTGGCCGCTCCGCGGGGCCGACGCCGCGGCCGCCGTCCGCACGGCCCTGGAGACCGGCTACCGGCTCGTCGACTGCGCCGAGAACTACCGCAACGAGGACGGCGTCGGCCAGGGGATCCGGGACTCCGCCGTGCCGCGCGAGGACGTGGTCATCACCACCAAGTTCAACCGGGAGTGGCACAGCGTCGACGGCGTCCGGCAGGCCTGGCGGGCCAGCACCGAGCGGCTGGGCGTCGAGTACCTGGACGTCTTCATGGTGCACTGGCCCAACCCGGGGCAGGACCGCTACGTCGAGGCCGTCCGCGGCCTGGCCGCCCTGCTCGAGGACGGTTCGATCCGCGCGGTCGGCGTCTCCAACTTCACCCCGGCGCACCTGCAGCGTCTGGAGGAGGAGGCGGGGCTGGTGCCCGACCTGAACCAGATCCAGCTGAGCCCCTACGCGGCGCGGCGCGCCTCGCAGGCCTACCACCGCGAGCACGGCATCGTCACCGAGTCCTGGAGCCCGATCGGCGGCTCCGCCGACGGGCTGCGCTCGGACCCCGTGATCGCCGACATCGCCGCCGAGGTCGGCCGGACGCCCACCCAGGTGGTGCTCCGCTGGCACGTGCAGACCGGGCTGGTGGCGGTGCCGAAGTCGGCCGACCCGGGGCGGATCGCGGAGAACCTCGACGTGTTCGACTTCGCGCTCGACGACGAGCAGCTGGCGCGGGTCGACGCCCTCGACCGGGGCGAGGTCGACGTCGCCGACCCGGAGACCTTCGGCCACTGA
- a CDS encoding pyridoxamine 5'-phosphate oxidase family protein, with protein MSLDPADLGEEVLAFLVERHLATLTNVRADGTPHVVPVGFTYEPATRLARVITSGESVKARLAGRPGAVGALCQVDRARWLTLSGPLHVERDPDAVADAERRYAERYRVPRENPLRVVLVMAVDRVLGRG; from the coding sequence GTGAGCCTCGACCCGGCCGACCTCGGCGAGGAGGTGCTGGCCTTCCTCGTCGAGCGGCACCTGGCCACGCTCACCAACGTCCGCGCCGACGGCACCCCGCACGTGGTGCCCGTCGGCTTCACCTACGAGCCGGCCACCCGGCTGGCCCGGGTGATCACCAGCGGGGAGTCGGTCAAGGCGAGGCTGGCCGGGCGGCCCGGCGCCGTCGGCGCGCTCTGCCAGGTCGACCGGGCCCGCTGGCTCACGCTCAGCGGTCCGCTGCACGTCGAGCGCGACCCGGACGCCGTCGCCGACGCCGAGCGCCGCTACGCCGAGCGCTACCGCGTCCCGCGCGAGAACCCGCTCCGGGTCGTCCTGGTGATGGCGGTCGACCGGGTCCTCGGCCGCGGCTGA
- the cobN gene encoding cobaltochelatase subunit CobN yields MTRIALVSTSDTDLLSARASGADYVYVNPTKTAHTEMAAVFAAADLVVARILGSAQSLCSGFARIRGEGQPMVVLGGEQAPDASLMELSTVPIGIAADAHVYLAQGGPENLAQLHAFLSDTVLLTGEGFEPPVAQPVWGELPRPEPVEGPSTSPGRGSSRVRPRVGILFYRAQQTAGNTDYVHALADAVDTAGGVGVPIFAASLRDAPADLLTHLGTLDALVTTVLAAGGTRPATASAGEDDGAWDVQALAALDIPILQGLCLTTPRAVWAESDEGMSPLDVATQVAVPEFDGRVITVPFSFKETDADGLPSYVPDLERCRRVAEIAVNHGRLRHLAPGERRIALVLSAYPTKHSRIGNAVGLDTPVSVIRLLRALRAAGYDVGAPGDIPGTGPLEPVEGESADTTAGNALIHALIAAGGQDPEWLTSGQLSGQPARVPAATYRRWFDDLPAELTDAVTAAWGEAPGELFVDRSRDPAGEVVAATLQAGNVVILVQPPRGFGENPIAIYHDPDLAPTHHYLAVYGWLQHEFGAHAVVHVGKHGNLEWLPGKNMGMSAACGTDAALGSLPLVYPFLVNDPGEGTQAKRRAHATVVDHLIPPMARAESYGDIARLEQLLDEYGNVVAMDPAKVPALRGEIWTLIQAAQMDAELGLTDRPDDEAFDDFVMHVDGWLCEIKDVQIRDGLHVLGQVPQGDELVNLVLAVLRANQVFGGQVNGVPGLRTALGLAEGDAPLAQVDAVEEQARALVVALSEAGWDAAEVPGVVRALSLSKGADLAGVEAALTFACVEVVPRLARTGDEIGNTLHALAGGYVPAGPSGSPLRGLVNVLPTGRNFYSVDPKAIPSRLAYQTGQAMAESLVQRHLDDTGAYPQSVGLSVWGTSAMRTSGDDVAEVLALLGVVPVWDEGSRRVTGLEVLPLAELGRPRVDVTVRISGFFRDAFPHVLAMLDDAVRLVADRDEPAEQNYVRAHAQADLAAHGDERRATTRIFGSKPGSYGAGILPLIEAGNWRDDADLAEVYTAWGGFAYGRDLDGAPAREDMEANYRRISVAAKNIDTREHDIADSDDYFQYHGGMVATVRALTGTAPKAYVGDSTVPDAVRTRTLGEETARVFRARVVNPRWIGAMQRHGYKGAFELAATVDYLFGFDATAGVVPDWMYAQLAESYVLDKVNQDFMKHANPWALRGIIEKLGEAAERGLWAEPDPELVEQMQQVYLDVEGDLEDAQ; encoded by the coding sequence ATGACGCGCATCGCCCTGGTCTCCACCTCGGACACCGACCTGCTGTCGGCGCGCGCGTCGGGAGCCGACTACGTCTACGTCAACCCGACGAAGACCGCCCACACCGAGATGGCCGCGGTCTTCGCGGCCGCGGACCTGGTCGTGGCCCGCATCCTGGGCTCGGCGCAGTCGCTGTGCTCCGGCTTCGCCCGCATCCGCGGCGAGGGCCAGCCGATGGTCGTCCTCGGCGGCGAGCAGGCCCCGGACGCGTCGCTGATGGAGCTGTCGACGGTGCCGATCGGCATCGCCGCCGACGCCCACGTCTACCTCGCCCAGGGCGGCCCCGAGAACCTGGCGCAGCTGCACGCCTTCCTCTCCGACACCGTGCTGCTGACCGGCGAGGGCTTCGAGCCGCCCGTCGCGCAGCCGGTCTGGGGCGAGCTGCCGCGCCCTGAGCCTGTCGAAGGGCCCTCGACGAGCCCAGGCCGCGGTTCCTCGCGCGTACGCCCGCGGGTCGGCATCCTCTTCTACCGGGCCCAGCAGACGGCCGGGAACACCGACTACGTGCACGCCCTGGCCGACGCGGTCGACACCGCGGGCGGGGTCGGCGTGCCGATCTTCGCCGCGTCCCTCCGCGACGCCCCGGCCGACCTGCTGACCCACCTCGGCACGCTCGACGCCCTCGTCACCACGGTGCTCGCGGCCGGCGGCACCCGCCCGGCGACCGCGTCGGCCGGTGAGGACGACGGCGCCTGGGACGTGCAGGCGCTGGCGGCGCTGGACATCCCGATCCTGCAGGGGCTCTGCCTGACCACGCCACGTGCGGTGTGGGCGGAGTCGGACGAGGGGATGAGCCCGCTCGACGTGGCCACCCAGGTCGCCGTCCCCGAGTTCGACGGCCGGGTCATCACCGTCCCGTTCTCCTTCAAGGAGACCGACGCGGACGGACTGCCCAGCTACGTCCCCGACCTCGAGCGCTGCCGCCGGGTCGCCGAGATCGCCGTCAACCACGGCCGGCTCCGGCACCTCGCGCCCGGCGAGCGGCGGATCGCGCTCGTGCTGTCGGCCTACCCCACCAAGCACTCCCGGATCGGCAACGCCGTCGGCCTCGACACCCCCGTCTCGGTGATCCGGCTGCTGCGCGCGCTCCGGGCGGCGGGCTACGACGTCGGCGCCCCCGGCGACATCCCGGGCACCGGTCCGCTGGAGCCGGTCGAGGGGGAGTCGGCCGACACCACCGCGGGCAACGCCCTGATCCACGCGCTCATCGCCGCCGGCGGCCAGGACCCGGAGTGGCTGACGTCGGGCCAGCTGTCCGGCCAGCCGGCCCGGGTCCCCGCCGCCACCTACCGGCGCTGGTTCGACGACCTGCCCGCCGAGCTGACCGACGCGGTCACCGCCGCCTGGGGCGAGGCGCCCGGCGAGCTGTTCGTGGACCGCAGCCGGGACCCCGCGGGCGAGGTCGTCGCCGCCACCCTCCAGGCCGGCAACGTGGTGATCCTCGTCCAGCCGCCGCGCGGCTTCGGGGAGAACCCGATCGCGATCTACCACGACCCCGACCTCGCGCCCACCCACCACTACCTCGCCGTCTACGGCTGGCTGCAGCACGAGTTCGGCGCCCACGCCGTCGTGCACGTCGGCAAGCACGGCAACCTCGAGTGGCTGCCGGGCAAGAACATGGGCATGTCCGCCGCCTGCGGGACCGACGCCGCGCTGGGCTCGCTGCCGCTGGTCTACCCGTTCCTGGTCAACGACCCGGGCGAGGGGACCCAGGCCAAGCGCCGCGCCCACGCCACCGTCGTCGACCACCTCATCCCGCCGATGGCCCGGGCCGAGTCCTACGGCGACATCGCCCGGCTCGAGCAGCTGCTGGACGAGTACGGCAACGTCGTCGCCATGGACCCGGCCAAGGTGCCGGCGCTGCGCGGGGAGATCTGGACGCTGATCCAGGCGGCCCAGATGGACGCCGAGCTGGGCCTGACCGACCGGCCCGACGACGAGGCGTTCGACGACTTCGTGATGCACGTCGACGGCTGGCTCTGCGAGATCAAGGACGTCCAGATCCGCGACGGCCTGCACGTGCTGGGCCAGGTGCCCCAGGGCGACGAGCTGGTCAACCTCGTGCTCGCGGTGCTGCGGGCGAACCAGGTGTTCGGCGGCCAGGTCAACGGGGTGCCCGGCCTGCGCACCGCGCTCGGGCTCGCGGAGGGTGACGCCCCGCTCGCGCAGGTCGACGCCGTCGAGGAGCAGGCCCGCGCGCTGGTGGTCGCGCTGTCCGAGGCCGGATGGGACGCCGCTGAGGTACCTGGCGTCGTCCGTGCCCTGAGCCTGTCGAAAGGCGCTGACCTCGCCGGCGTCGAAGCCGCGCTCACCTTCGCCTGCGTCGAGGTCGTCCCGCGCCTCGCCCGCACCGGCGACGAGATCGGCAACACCCTGCACGCGCTGGCCGGCGGCTACGTCCCGGCCGGGCCGTCGGGGTCCCCGCTGCGCGGCCTGGTCAACGTGCTGCCGACCGGGCGCAACTTCTACTCCGTCGACCCCAAGGCGATCCCGTCGCGGCTGGCGTACCAGACGGGCCAGGCGATGGCCGAGTCGCTGGTGCAGCGCCACCTGGACGACACCGGTGCGTACCCGCAGTCCGTCGGTCTCAGCGTCTGGGGCACCTCGGCCATGCGCACCTCCGGCGACGACGTGGCCGAGGTGCTGGCCCTGCTCGGCGTCGTCCCCGTCTGGGACGAGGGCTCGCGCCGGGTGACCGGGCTCGAGGTGCTGCCGCTGGCCGAGCTGGGCCGGCCGCGGGTCGACGTCACGGTCCGCATCTCCGGGTTCTTCCGGGACGCCTTCCCGCACGTGCTGGCCATGCTGGACGACGCGGTCCGGCTGGTCGCCGACCGCGACGAGCCGGCGGAGCAGAACTACGTCCGCGCCCACGCGCAGGCCGACCTGGCCGCGCACGGCGACGAGCGCCGCGCGACCACCCGGATCTTCGGCTCGAAGCCGGGCTCCTACGGCGCGGGGATCCTGCCGCTGATCGAGGCCGGCAACTGGCGCGACGACGCCGACCTGGCGGAGGTCTACACGGCGTGGGGCGGCTTCGCCTACGGCCGCGACCTGGACGGCGCGCCGGCGCGGGAGGACATGGAGGCCAACTACCGGCGGATCAGCGTCGCCGCCAAGAACATCGACACCCGCGAGCACGACATCGCCGACTCCGACGACTACTTCCAGTACCACGGCGGCATGGTGGCGACGGTCCGTGCGCTGACCGGGACGGCACCGAAGGCCTACGTCGGCGACTCGACGGTGCCCGACGCGGTCCGGACCCGGACGCTGGGCGAGGAGACCGCCCGGGTGTTCCGCGCCCGCGTGGTGAACCCGCGCTGGATCGGAGCCATGCAGCGGCACGGCTACAAGGGCGCGTTCGAGCTGGCGGCGACCGTCGACTACCTGTTCGGCTTCGACGCCACCGCCGGCGTGGTGCCCGACTGGATGTACGCGCAGCTGGCCGAGAGCTACGTGCTGGACAAGGTCAACCAGGACTTCATGAAGCACGCCAACCCGTGGGCGCTGCGCGGGATCATCGAGAAGCTGGGCGAGGCGGCCGAGCGCGGGCTGTGGGCCGAGCCCGACCCGGAGCTCGTGGAGCAGATGCAGCAGGTCTACCTCGACGTCGAGGGCGACCTGGAGGACGCGCAGTGA
- a CDS encoding pyridoxamine 5'-phosphate oxidase family protein — MTSDPTPVQKIAELAKGIDFAMLTTVDETGAFVSRPMAQQDTDFDGNLWFLSSRDSRKVAHIAAHPRVGVALTSRDVWVSVNGTAEVVEDAGKAAELWSPQMEGWFPGGPEDPSVVVVKVTGETAEYWDTPGGLVASVLSLVKVKTTGERYHGNDNEVVEL, encoded by the coding sequence ATGACCTCCGACCCCACCCCCGTCCAGAAGATCGCCGAGCTGGCGAAGGGCATCGACTTCGCCATGCTCACCACCGTCGACGAGACCGGCGCCTTCGTCAGCCGTCCGATGGCCCAGCAGGACACCGACTTCGACGGCAACCTCTGGTTCCTCTCCTCCCGCGACTCCCGCAAGGTCGCGCACATCGCCGCTCACCCGCGGGTCGGGGTCGCCCTGACCTCCCGCGACGTCTGGGTCTCGGTGAACGGGACCGCCGAGGTGGTCGAGGACGCCGGCAAGGCCGCGGAGCTGTGGTCGCCGCAGATGGAGGGCTGGTTCCCCGGAGGGCCGGAGGACCCCTCGGTGGTCGTGGTCAAGGTGACCGGCGAGACCGCCGAGTACTGGGACACGCCGGGCGGGCTGGTCGCCTCGGTGCTGAGCCTGGTCAAGGTCAAGACCACCGGCGAGCGCTACCACGGCAACGACAACGAGGTCGTCGAGCTCTGA
- a CDS encoding NAD-dependent epimerase/dehydratase family protein, producing MNIFLTGGSGYLGSALLPRLLDQGHRVTAAARSVESAEKLRDAGATPVTGDLTDTAWVAGQLDRADGAVHLASPGDASNAALDAAVAAAAVQAFSGTTKPYVHTSGLWIWGAGVGLSEGSPLAPPALTAWRPAVEDVVLGAGLRGGIVAPGIVHGHGGGLPNVLLQGPRTADGALTLIGDGRQHWATVHVDDVADLYVLVLERGEVLGRVLGVTAGAPTVRAIAEATGDPVVAEPVEASRARLGAEFADALLLDQQFDNGYALSLGWAPSRPSLVDDVRGGGYAG from the coding sequence GTGAACATCTTCCTCACCGGTGGCTCCGGCTACCTCGGCTCGGCCCTGCTCCCCCGCCTCCTCGACCAGGGGCACCGGGTCACCGCGGCCGCCCGCAGCGTGGAGTCCGCCGAGAAGCTGCGGGATGCGGGGGCCACCCCGGTGACGGGCGACCTCACCGACACCGCCTGGGTCGCCGGCCAGCTCGACCGCGCGGACGGTGCCGTGCACCTGGCGTCGCCCGGTGACGCGTCCAACGCGGCCCTCGACGCCGCCGTGGCGGCCGCCGCCGTGCAGGCCTTCAGCGGCACCACCAAGCCGTACGTGCACACCAGCGGCCTGTGGATCTGGGGTGCCGGCGTCGGCCTCAGCGAGGGGTCGCCGCTCGCCCCGCCGGCCCTGACCGCCTGGCGACCCGCCGTCGAGGACGTCGTCCTCGGCGCCGGCCTGCGGGGCGGGATCGTGGCCCCGGGCATCGTGCACGGCCACGGCGGTGGGCTGCCGAACGTCCTGCTGCAGGGCCCGCGCACCGCGGACGGCGCGCTCACCCTGATCGGCGACGGCCGGCAGCACTGGGCCACGGTGCACGTCGACGACGTCGCCGACCTCTACGTCCTGGTGCTCGAGCGCGGCGAGGTGCTGGGCCGGGTGCTGGGCGTGACGGCCGGCGCGCCGACCGTCCGGGCCATCGCCGAGGCCACCGGCGACCCCGTCGTCGCGGAGCCGGTGGAGGCCAGCCGGGCGCGGCTGGGCGCCGAGTTCGCCGACGCCCTGCTGCTGGACCAGCAGTTCGACAACGGCTACGCCCTCTCCCTGGGCTGGGCGCCGAGCCGGCCGTCCCTGGTCGACGACGTGCGCGGCGGCGGCTACGCGGGCTGA
- a CDS encoding acyltransferase, which yields MSDAGPSPFDQHPFDYSPWWFWRRATPEQQEQQLELQRELAARTDAALGERVFLSTLAAVQTEHLELGDESYVAAHAYLTGSVRAGRNCTVNAFTVVRGDVRLGDAVRIGAHTSILAFNHTMTDPETEVFRQPISTRGITIGDDVWVGSHVVVLDGVTVGDKAVLAAGAVVTKDVPAGAVVGGNPARVLRWRVPPAGAAATARSGDLGEQVSAFVGRAREQAQDVLARSWRPDLQDGLFVDRPGHPVTVRAQCDAVEIADLLLGRAPDQRPAAEQARRLRALQDPKTGLVPTFDPDGVPLAAAADLSDGDVAYHVLCVGYALDVLGSGFDHPVHRVAELDAGELVEGLQSQPWEGRAWGSGAWVDMLGTALRWNLPRGVRGPAGAVEALVGWLTTHVDPRTGMWGTAEGNGGLLQVVNGFYRASRGTFAQFGLPLPHPERVVDTVLEHTRNAELFAPERQNACNVLDVAHPLWLAARQTDHRAPEVRVLATRLLGDLLGHWTDGQGFGFQAPHPSTAALPKTVPGLQGTEMWLAILWLLTDLVGVSELLGYRPRGIHRPEPALRLT from the coding sequence ATGAGCGACGCCGGCCCCTCCCCCTTCGACCAGCACCCCTTCGACTACTCGCCCTGGTGGTTCTGGCGCCGGGCGACCCCCGAGCAGCAGGAGCAGCAGCTGGAGCTCCAGCGCGAGCTGGCGGCCCGCACCGACGCCGCGCTGGGGGAGCGGGTCTTCCTCAGCACCCTGGCGGCGGTGCAGACCGAGCACCTCGAGCTGGGCGACGAGAGCTACGTCGCCGCGCACGCCTACCTCACCGGGAGCGTGCGGGCCGGGCGGAACTGCACCGTCAACGCCTTCACGGTGGTCCGGGGCGACGTCCGGCTGGGCGACGCCGTCCGGATCGGGGCGCACACCTCGATCCTCGCGTTCAACCACACGATGACCGACCCCGAGACCGAGGTCTTCCGGCAGCCGATCTCCACCCGCGGCATCACCATCGGGGACGACGTGTGGGTCGGCTCCCACGTCGTCGTCCTCGACGGGGTGACGGTGGGGGACAAGGCGGTGCTGGCCGCCGGGGCCGTGGTGACCAAGGACGTCCCGGCCGGCGCCGTCGTCGGGGGCAACCCGGCGCGGGTGCTGCGCTGGCGGGTCCCCCCGGCGGGCGCCGCCGCGACCGCCCGCTCCGGCGACCTCGGCGAGCAGGTCAGCGCCTTCGTCGGCCGCGCCCGCGAGCAGGCCCAGGACGTCCTCGCCCGCTCGTGGCGGCCCGATCTCCAGGACGGGCTGTTCGTCGACCGCCCGGGCCACCCCGTCACCGTCCGCGCGCAGTGCGACGCCGTGGAGATCGCGGACCTGCTCCTGGGCCGGGCCCCGGACCAGCGGCCGGCCGCCGAGCAGGCCCGCCGGTTGCGGGCGCTGCAGGACCCGAAGACGGGCCTCGTCCCGACCTTCGACCCCGACGGCGTCCCGCTGGCCGCTGCCGCCGACCTGTCCGACGGTGACGTCGCCTACCACGTGCTCTGCGTCGGCTACGCGCTCGACGTGCTGGGCAGCGGCTTCGACCACCCCGTGCACCGGGTCGCCGAGCTGGACGCCGGCGAGCTGGTCGAGGGGCTCCAGAGCCAGCCCTGGGAGGGTCGGGCCTGGGGGTCCGGCGCCTGGGTCGACATGCTGGGCACGGCGCTGCGCTGGAACCTGCCTCGTGGGGTCCGCGGACCGGCGGGCGCCGTGGAGGCCCTCGTCGGATGGCTCACCACGCACGTCGACCCACGGACCGGCATGTGGGGCACGGCCGAGGGCAACGGCGGCCTGCTGCAGGTGGTCAACGGCTTCTACCGCGCCTCGCGGGGGACGTTCGCCCAGTTCGGGCTGCCGCTGCCCCACCCGGAGCGGGTGGTCGACACCGTGCTCGAGCACACGCGGAACGCCGAGCTCTTCGCCCCGGAGCGCCAGAACGCCTGCAACGTCTTGGACGTCGCCCACCCGCTCTGGCTCGCCGCCCGGCAGACCGACCACCGGGCCCCCGAGGTGCGGGTGCTGGCCACCCGGCTGCTGGGCGACCTGCTCGGGCACTGGACCGACGGCCAGGGCTTCGGCTTCCAGGCCCCGCACCCCTCCACCGCGGCGCTGCCGAAGACGGTGCCCGGCCTGCAGGGCACGGAGATGTGGCTGGCGATCCTCTGGCTGCTCACGGACCTCGTCGGGGTCTCGGAGCTGCTCGGCTACCGGCCGCGCGGCATCCACCGGCCCGAGCCGGCCCTGCGGCTGACCTGA
- a CDS encoding ABC transporter permease, translated as MSSKVNFNAVGKRPPRAEPASSDASGGTTTGGGATRRRSRPKLTRDKMLILLLGLPGGIALVLFHYVPLLGNVIAFQDYQPYLEISEAPFVGLSNFSFLWDGNPDFRNALWNTIVLTVIQTVLVFPIPLVLALVLNSLAGERLKRTLQSILYLPHFLSWVIVVALFQQMLGNAGMLNTFLVQNDLPIVQIIGVPELFKALLTSQAIWKDAGWGTILFLAAISRIDQEQYEAAAVDGANARQRMFSITLPALKGLFILLLILRLGSSLSVGFEQIVLQQGPVGLQASEVLDTWVYNYGILGGNWGVSAAAGLVKGLVGVALVIGANKLAHAFGERGVYEK; from the coding sequence GTGAGCTCAAAGGTGAACTTCAACGCGGTCGGCAAGCGCCCTCCGAGGGCGGAACCGGCGTCCTCCGACGCCTCCGGCGGGACGACCACCGGCGGTGGCGCGACCCGGCGACGGTCACGGCCGAAGCTGACGCGGGACAAGATGTTGATCCTGCTGCTCGGCCTGCCCGGCGGCATCGCGCTGGTGCTGTTCCACTACGTCCCGCTGCTCGGCAACGTCATCGCGTTCCAGGACTACCAGCCCTACCTGGAGATCAGCGAGGCGCCGTTCGTCGGGCTCTCGAACTTCTCGTTCCTCTGGGACGGGAACCCCGACTTCCGCAACGCGCTCTGGAACACCATCGTCTTGACGGTCATCCAGACGGTGCTCGTCTTCCCGATCCCGCTCGTGCTGGCCCTGGTGCTCAACAGCCTGGCCGGGGAGCGGCTGAAGCGCACGCTGCAGTCGATCCTCTACCTGCCGCACTTCCTGTCCTGGGTGATCGTGGTGGCGCTGTTCCAGCAGATGCTCGGCAACGCGGGCATGCTCAACACCTTCCTGGTGCAGAACGACCTGCCGATCGTGCAGATCATCGGGGTGCCGGAGCTGTTCAAGGCGCTGCTGACCTCCCAGGCCATCTGGAAGGACGCCGGCTGGGGCACGATCCTCTTCCTGGCGGCCATCTCCCGGATCGACCAGGAGCAGTACGAGGCCGCGGCGGTGGACGGCGCGAACGCCCGCCAGCGGATGTTCAGCATCACGCTGCCGGCGCTCAAGGGCCTGTTCATCCTGCTGCTCATCCTGCGCCTCGGCAGCAGCCTCTCGGTCGGCTTCGAGCAGATCGTGCTGCAGCAGGGTCCGGTGGGCCTGCAGGCCAGCGAGGTGCTGGACACCTGGGTCTACAACTACGGCATCCTCGGCGGGAACTGGGGTGTCTCCGCGGCCGCCGGCCTGGTCAAGGGGCTGGTCGGCGTGGCACTGGTGATCGGGGCCAACAAGCTGGCCCACGCGTTCGGCGAGCGAGGGGTGTACGAGAAGTGA